From Anaerococcus urinomassiliensis:
TTTGAAATCCTAGTATAAGCTTCTTGGTTGTCATCACCCAATTTGTTAGCAACTTCTGCTAAACCCTTGGTAACATATATTAATAAATCTTGGCTGTTCGCAGTATCTTCTTTTTTACCGCATACACCTTGAACCGTACATCCTGTATTCTTTGCAGTTTCTTGACATTGATAACAAAACATAATAACCTTCCTTTTTAGTTTTTCTTATCATTCTTACTATGTTTCTATTATAAAATCTATTATTGGAAATTTCAGTAACATATGTTACTATTTCTTAAAAAAACTAAGTTAAGGGTATAATTATAGCAAATTTAAAAAATTAGGAGGCAATATGTCATTATTTGGAAATTTATTTAAAAAAGATAAAGAAAATGAAAATCAAGCAGTTAATGCAAACACTAGCGATAAAATTTTAGTACCCATAACAGGAATAGTTTCTAGCGTCAAAGAATGCCAAGACCCTGTTTTTGCAGGAGAAATGGTAGGCAAGGGAAGCTTGATCCTACCTAGTGAAGGCAAGGTTTATAGCCCTGTTGACGGCGAAATCTCAATGGTAGCTGACTCAAAACACGCCCTAGGAATCACATCAAATACAGGTCTTGAAATTCTAATTCACATAGGACTTGACACAGTTGAACTTAATGGCGAACCTTACACTTCTCACGTAAGCCAAGGACAAAAGATAAAGGCTGGAGATTTGTTAATGGAATTTGATATCGAAAAAATCAAAGCAAGCGGCAAAGCAGTAGAATCACCAGTAATCATCACAAATGCTGACGACAAAGAAATAAATCTACTAGCAAATGGTCAAACAAATCACGGCCAAGCATTAATGGAAGTCATCGGCTAATCTATGAAGCTCATTGGAGTTGATGTCGATGGAACGTTATTAAATAGCGAAAATAAAATTACCCCAAGGACACGCCAAGCCCTTATAAGAGCAGGCAAAATGGGCCATAAGATTGTCATAGTTTCGGGTAGGCCAACAAGTGCTGTCAAAGACCTTGCAAAAGAGCTTGAATTTGACAAGTTTAACGGCCTGCTAGCAAACTATAATGGTGGATCAATAACAGATTTCTCTAGTGGCAAAGTTTTGGCAAATCATAATTTAGAAAGAAATTTGGCCCTAGAAATCCTAGACCAAAGTCGAGATATGGATATTGATATCATAATACCATATGAAGATATGATATTATCTGACAAAGACCATAAATTTCTTCAAGCAGAAAGCAAACTACTAGGACTTGAAGCAAAAATAGTAAGTGATATAAGAGATAAACTAGATTTTGATCCAAACAAAATCCTCTTTGCAGCAGAAATTGCTAAACTTGAAGAAAACATACCATTTCTAAAAGAAAATTTTGGGAATGTAACAAGTCAAGTAAGAAGTCATAGAAATTATTACGAGATAATGCCAAAAGGTCTTTCAAAAGGCAATAGCCTACTTGAAATAGCAGAACTTTATAATATTGATCAAGCTGACATCATAGCCTTTGGCGATGAAATGAACGACTTCACCATGATAGAAGTAGCAGGAGTTGGAGTAGCCATGGCCAATGCTGTTGATGAAATAAAAGAAATAGCTGATTATGTAACCCTTTCAAACGATGAAGATGGCATAGGGGACTATCTAGAAAAATATGTCCTATAGCTAGTTATCGAGGTGATATAATTGTACACTTTAAAAATAGCATCTCTTATAATAATCCTTCTAGCAATTCTTGTCATGGCAAGCCACTTTGCCCATCTCATCACTTGGATCAACAAGATCTTGGGCAATATGGATTACAATCCAGACATAAAAGAAAATGCAAACGAACACGCTGGGGAAAATCACTTTGCTAATAGAGATAAGGTATTTGCAATAGTCAACCACTACGCAGATATAATGAATGAAGTTACTATAAAATCTTTTGATGGGACCAGGCTATCTGGGTCCTATCTTTTTAGTGCAAATAGCAATTTTTGGGTCATCCTAATCCATGGTTATACAGCCAAAAACATAACTATGTTTACCATAGCAGATAGATATTACAAAAATGGATATTCAATACTTGCACCAGACTTGAGAGGCCATGGCAAAAGTTCCGGCATCTTTACTACATATGGTATAAAGGAAAGTAAGGATATAATCTACTGGATAGATTGGATAAGAAAGAAAAATCCAGACGCAAAAATTGTTATCCAAGGCGAATCCATGGGAGCTAGCACTGCCATGTATGTGGCAGGGGAAAATCCTACAAATGTTATAACTTGCATCGAAGATTGTGGCTACACAACATACTACGGTATGTACGAACACCAGGTCCACAAAAGATTAAGATTCTTATATAAGCCTGCTGCTCTAATAGCAAACTTATTCATAAAAGCTCTCATAGGAGCAGACCTCTTCAAATCAACTGAAGATGCTATGAGAAAAACAAAAATCCCAACACTCTTCATCAACGGAGGAAAAGACGACATAGTACCAGTATCTATGTGTCAAAAACTCTACCAGGCTCATAGGGGGCCAAAGGAAATTTACATAGCAGAAGGCTCAGACCATGCAGAATGCAAACTCTATGACGAGGAGATTTACTACAAGAAAATCTTTGACTTCATAGAATCCACTAAAGAACATAGAGATATGATATGATAGCAAAAATAATACTTATTTTCTTAATTATAATTTTAATAGCTTTAATAATAGGGGCAAATCATTTAGTAAACAAAGCCTGTCTTAGGAAATATTATCTGAACGATGACCCCATCAAGATAAATAAAGAAGAAAATTTGGAAGCTAAACAAGAGATAAATAGAAATAAGGCAAAACTTGTAGAACTAGAAGATTACTATTTTGATACAATGAGAGATTGCTCGATAAAAAGCTTTGATAATCTAAAACTTTTCGGCAAGTACCTGATAAATAACAAGAGTAATAACTGGGTCATACTAGTCCACGGGTACACAGCAAATGCCAAAACCATGCTAAGTCTAGCTGATAAATACTACAAAAACGGCTTTTCTATACTTGCCCATGACCAAAGAGCTCACGGCCAAAGCGAAGGAACTTATACAACATTTGGCATCAAAGAAAAAGAAGATATAAAGGCTTGGATGGACTGGATCAAGGATATTAACCATGATGCAAAAATTATAGTTCACGGAGAATCAATGGGAGCTGCAAGCACTATGTTTCTAGCAGCTGATAACCCAGAAAATCTACTAGCTTTCATAGAAGATTGTGGCTACACAAGTTTTTATGACATGCAAATCGACCAACTAAAAGGCGACCTGGGATTTTTAGTATATCCCATTACTTTTATAGCCAATATAATAGGAAAAATAAGATTTTCCAGTGATTTTCATAAGTCCAACATAGACTCAATGAAAAACACAAAAATTCCCGGCCTATTTATCCATGGCCAAGCCGACAGACTAGTCCCTGTCCAAGTGTGCTATAAAGTCTACAAAAATCACCCAGGCAAAAAATCCCTATACACCCCAAAACTAGCCGACCACGCCGAATGTAAGTTTTATGATCAAGATGAATACTTTGGGAAAATATTTGAGTTTTTGGAAGAATTATAAACAATAAATCGAGTAGGAGATAGATGATTAATTCATCTACCGTCCTCTCACACCACCGTACGTACGGTTCCGTATACGGCGGTTCTACAGTTTAATATGAACTTTATTGTAATAGCTGACTAGGGATATATAGCCCCTTTCAGCTATTCTTTTGTTGTTAAGAGCTCTGTTTAGTACTGGACTTTTGGCTATTCTCCAATAGGATTTACGTGTATTTGCCCATTGCCAGGCTTGAAATTTTGCTGTTCCTAATTTTACTAAGTTTGTAAATTTGGTTTTGATTTTTTTCCAGCTTTTCCATGCACACATTCTTATTCTTCTTCTTAACCACTCGTCTAGGTTTTGAAGATGGTTTCTCATATTTGCCAATTTGAAATATTGTATCCATCCTCTTATGATTTGGTTGATTTTTATTCTTCTTTGCTTATAGCCTAGTGCATTACTTCTGTTTGTTACTTCTTTTAGTTTTGTCTTCAGTTTCTTTAGGCTTTCTTTGTGTACTTTTAGTTGGGTTCCGTTGTTATGGTAAAATCCATACCCTAGATATTTTGTTTGGCTTAATTTTCTTATTGATGTCTTTTCCTCATTTACTTTAAGTTTTAATTTTCCTTCTAACAGCTTTTTGACTATTTTGTGGTATCTTTCGGCTGCTTTTCTATTTCTTGCAAATATTAGCATGTCGTCTGCATATCTTACAAATTTGTATCCCCATTTTTCAAGTTCTTGGTCAGCTTCGTTTAGGTAGATGTTTGCTAGTAATGGACTTAAGGGTCCACCTTGTGCTACTCCTTTGTCTGATTTTACTTTTATCCATCTATCATTATTCCTGATTTTAGATATTTGTGTATTAGGGATATTACGTCTCCATCTTTTATTTCTTCTGATAGGATTTGTATGAGTTTGGATTGGTTTACTGTTTCGAAGTATTTTTCTAGGTCTAAGTCTACTACCCAGGTGTTTCCTTCTTCTGCTATTTCTTTTATCCTTTTTAGGGCATCATGCGCGCTTCTATTTGGTCTAAATCCATAGCTGTTTTCTGAGAATTTCTTTTCATAGATTGGGCTTAATTTTTGTGCTATTGCTTGTTGTATTACCCTATCTGTTGTTGTGGGTATGCCTAGATTTCGTTTCTTTCCATTTGATTTTGGTATTTGTACCCTTTTTACTGGTTTGGGTTTGTATTTCCTTGCTCTTATTTGTCCTAGTATTTTCTCTTTGTTTTCTTTTAGATATTCTAGAAGTTCTTCTGTTGTTATTCCATCTATTCCTGCTGTACCTTTATTTGATTTTACTCTCTTAAAGGCTTCGTTTAGGTTGTTTCGATGGAGTATTTTTTTCAATTAGTTCATTTTTGGTATTTTCTTTTGAGTTAATCTTTTCATGACTGTGTCCAGCTAATTTATTTTCACTTGCCGAGCTATCTTTGATTAGTCTGGTTGATTTTCTACAGTCTTTGTCATGATTAGTTTCTTTCATAAATTTATACTTCCTGTAGTTCTGTCCTTCCTAGTTTTTACTAGTACTATGACTTCTGCTGACTTCTCACTATT
This genomic window contains:
- a CDS encoding PTS sugar transporter subunit IIA, which gives rise to MSLFGNLFKKDKENENQAVNANTSDKILVPITGIVSSVKECQDPVFAGEMVGKGSLILPSEGKVYSPVDGEISMVADSKHALGITSNTGLEILIHIGLDTVELNGEPYTSHVSQGQKIKAGDLLMEFDIEKIKASGKAVESPVIITNADDKEINLLANGQTNHGQALMEVIG
- a CDS encoding Cof-type HAD-IIB family hydrolase produces the protein MKLIGVDVDGTLLNSENKITPRTRQALIRAGKMGHKIVIVSGRPTSAVKDLAKELEFDKFNGLLANYNGGSITDFSSGKVLANHNLERNLALEILDQSRDMDIDIIIPYEDMILSDKDHKFLQAESKLLGLEAKIVSDIRDKLDFDPNKILFAAEIAKLEENIPFLKENFGNVTSQVRSHRNYYEIMPKGLSKGNSLLEIAELYNIDQADIIAFGDEMNDFTMIEVAGVGVAMANAVDEIKEIADYVTLSNDEDGIGDYLEKYVL
- a CDS encoding alpha/beta hydrolase; this encodes MYTLKIASLIIILLAILVMASHFAHLITWINKILGNMDYNPDIKENANEHAGENHFANRDKVFAIVNHYADIMNEVTIKSFDGTRLSGSYLFSANSNFWVILIHGYTAKNITMFTIADRYYKNGYSILAPDLRGHGKSSGIFTTYGIKESKDIIYWIDWIRKKNPDAKIVIQGESMGASTAMYVAGENPTNVITCIEDCGYTTYYGMYEHQVHKRLRFLYKPAALIANLFIKALIGADLFKSTEDAMRKTKIPTLFINGGKDDIVPVSMCQKLYQAHRGPKEIYIAEGSDHAECKLYDEEIYYKKIFDFIESTKEHRDMI
- a CDS encoding alpha/beta hydrolase; its protein translation is MIAKIILIFLIIILIALIIGANHLVNKACLRKYYLNDDPIKINKEENLEAKQEINRNKAKLVELEDYYFDTMRDCSIKSFDNLKLFGKYLINNKSNNWVILVHGYTANAKTMLSLADKYYKNGFSILAHDQRAHGQSEGTYTTFGIKEKEDIKAWMDWIKDINHDAKIIVHGESMGAASTMFLAADNPENLLAFIEDCGYTSFYDMQIDQLKGDLGFLVYPITFIANIIGKIRFSSDFHKSNIDSMKNTKIPGLFIHGQADRLVPVQVCYKVYKNHPGKKSLYTPKLADHAECKFYDQDEYFGKIFEFLEEL
- a CDS encoding reverse transcriptase domain-containing protein gives rise to the protein MQTHTNPIRRNKRWRRNIPNTQISKIRNNDRWIKVKSDKGVAQGGPLSPLLANIYLNEADQELEKWGYKFVRYADDMLIFARNRKAAERYHKIVKKLLEGKLKLKVNEEKTSIRKLSQTKYLGYGFYHNNGTQLKVHKESLKKLKTKLKEVTNRSNALGYKQRRIKINQIIRGWIQYFKLANMRNHLQNLDEWLRRRIRMCAWKSWKKIKTKFTNLVKLGTAKFQAWQWANTRKSYWRIAKSPVLNRALNNKRIAERGYISLVSYYNKVHIKL
- a CDS encoding reverse transcriptase domain-containing protein encodes the protein MKKILHRNNLNEAFKRVKSNKGTAGIDGITTEELLEYLKENKEKILGQIRARKYKPKPVKRVQIPKSNGKKRNLGIPTTTDRVIQQAIAQKLSPIYEKKFSENSYGFRPNRSAHDALKRIKEIAEEGNTWVVDLDLEKYFETVNQSKLIQILSEEIKDGDVISLIHKYLKSGIMIDG